The Pseudomonas putida nucleotide sequence CTTGTCGGTGTGGCCCATGCGGCGCTCGACGTCAGCCAGTTTGTACAGCGAATCTGGCACCTTGCTGTGCTTGGGGTACTTCTGACTGACCTGGGCGAAGGCCTGGCTGGCCGCTGGCAGGTCGCCCTTGGCCAGGTTCACCTCACCCAACCAGTACTGGGCGTTGCCAGCGTACTGGCTGTTCGGGTACTTGCGCAGGAAGGCGTTGAACGCCTGGCTGGCCTTGTCGAAGTCCTTTTGCTTGATCTGGTCGAAAGCCGCGTCGTAGTAGAGCTTTTCTTTCGCCGGATCACCGGGCTCGCTGCTGGCGGCCGGTTGTTGTGCAGCGGCACCAGCGGCGCCTGCTGCTGCACCGGCGGCGGCATTGGATGCACCACCGGTGGAAGAATTGTCGGGGGTCGCGGCAGGCGCGCCACCACTATTGATGCGACGATCAAGATCCTGGTAACGCTCCAGGTTTTCCTGCTTCATGCGCGACACATCGTTCTGCAGCTCTTCGATGATGCCTTGCTGACGGGAAAGTTGATCCTGCATCTGTTGCAGCTGCATGAACAGCTGGCCCTGTGCCGAGGCAGGGGTCGAAGCCCCTGCGCCGGCATAGGCGCCGCTCGTGCCATAACCGGAAGGTGGGTAAGCACCCCCGTTGTCATCAACTACAGGAACCGCAGCCCACGCCGAAAGCGGCAGGCTGAGTGCGAGGACGGTTACAGCACGACGGCACATACGCATAAGAACTTACTTACGCAGTTCTACGCGACGGTTCTGAGCCCAGGACTGCTCGTCGTTGCCGGTGGCAACTGGACGCTCTTCGCCGTAGGAGACCAGTTCCAGCTGAGCAGGGGAAACGCCCTGCAGAACCAGGTAGCGCTGAACGGCTTTCGCACGACGCTCACCCAGAGCCATGTTGTACTCGCGGGTGCCACGCTCGTCGGTGTTGCCTTCCAGGACAACGCGGTTGCCGT carries:
- the ybgF gene encoding tol-pal system protein YbgF — protein: MRMCRRAVTVLALSLPLSAWAAVPVVDDNGGAYPPSGYGTSGAYAGAGASTPASAQGQLFMQLQQMQDQLSRQQGIIEELQNDVSRMKQENLERYQDLDRRINSGGAPAATPDNSSTGGASNAAAGAAAGAAGAAAQQPAASSEPGDPAKEKLYYDAAFDQIKQKDFDKASQAFNAFLRKYPNSQYAGNAQYWLGEVNLAKGDLPAASQAFAQVSQKYPKHSKVPDSLYKLADVERRMGHTDKVKGILQQVITQYPGTSAAQLAQRDLQKL